The sequence ACCCAAGAACAGACCATCAAAATTGATGCTGCAAGCCTTATTCCTGATGGTGTGAAGGTTCAGGAAGATGGAAATGGGCTGACCATCAATGTCAATGTGAATGTTGGTTCTGAAGGTAATGGTGGAACTGTTCAGGCACAGGTTCAGCCTGATAATGGTATCCCTTTGGTTGATGTGGTGAAGATTTGCCTGTTGTTTGGTATCTTCATTTGTGTTTTCAAAAGACCTGGAAGCAATTAAGCCTTTATTTTGCCTTCTAAGGGGCTTTTAATACCTGGGGGATATAACCCCTTACCCATGCCCTGAAAGAAGCACAGGGGCAACCTGGCAGGGCAGGACAAGCAGAATAAGGGGTGTCGTTGTAATCGACCCCCTTTTTAAGATATAATCAAGAAAGGGGTGTATATTCATGGAAATAAAGATTGATGAAAAGCAAATTGCAGAAGCAATAATAAGTGAACTGAAAAGACATAACTTCATTGGTGAAAAGCAGAATGTTACTGTTGTTTATAATGCTGAATCAAATGATGTGCTTCATACAGTTTCAGAAGTTGCAAAACTATTGAAAACCAATCCTTCTTATGTATATGACCTAATTCGGGCAGGACTACTTCCAGGCTTGAAGCTTGGTTCAATGAAGGTGGCACGTTCTTCCTTGATGGAATTCCTTGAAAAATATCAGAACCATGACCTGACAGACCCATTCAATATAAAGCCATTGGAACAAATTAATGCTTGAATTAGCCTTATTACTTGAACCACTAATTCAAGCACAGGCGAAGGAGAATAAATCTTCAAATGGTGGAGATAGATAATCGGAGTGTCAGAAATCTGACAAAGCGATAATTAAAAAAATCGACACTAAAAAAGAAATCGCAAAACTTGCAGGTGTATCCCATGATACTGTGAACAAGTATAAAAATAACAAACAGGGTGGAATTGCCACCCTGTTTCCACCCTTGAGGACAATTTATTCAAATATGTCAAAATGGATTTAGTAAAGAATAATAAAACAGTTTCCGAAAAATGCCCATGTTATAAGGGTTACAGGATGCAGGTAAATGTATTTAGTAAAGAATAATAAAAGTGTTTTTGTTACTCTCAACATACGGGACATGTGGAGTGTGTGGCAAGGCTTACTAGGGTAAAAGTTAATACGATGTTTTAGAGGGTAAAGGACCTCTAGGCAACATGTGCCTAGAGGTTTATTTTTTGTAGCAGAGCTCAATTATTTGTTAGAATAGTAATAAATCATTACTTTAGTGCCTTCACCTTACTTTATTGACAAACTAGATTAAAGAGCATATTCTAAAGGTATAGCCCACCCTAGGGGGGATTATAATAAGAAGAAATGTATGTGGGAGGGATAAAAATGAAATCAGAAAAAGAAAAAGAAAAAGTCACAAGACTTTTAAAAACTGCTAGAGGACAGCTTGATGGACTACTTAAAATGGTCGAGGATGATCG comes from Alkalicella caledoniensis and encodes:
- a CDS encoding helix-turn-helix domain-containing protein; protein product: MEIKIDEKQIAEAIISELKRHNFIGEKQNVTVVYNAESNDVLHTVSEVAKLLKTNPSYVYDLIRAGLLPGLKLGSMKVARSSLMEFLEKYQNHDLTDPFNIKPLEQINA